A stretch of DNA from Streptomyces gobiensis:
ACGCACCTCGCCAAGAGCGGGGATGTCACCGTCTGCATGGGCAAGGCGCTGCTGCCCGACGGGCCGCAGGGGGATGTCACCGTCACGGTGGGGGAGCGGAGTTGGCCGGCCCGTAACGTCAATATGGGCAATCCGCATGCCGTCGCCTTCGTCGAAGACCTCGATCACGCGGGCACCCTGCTCAGCATGCCCACCGTCACACCGGCCGCCGCCTATCCGGACGGCACCAATGTCGAGTTCGTCGTCGACCGGGGCCCGCGCCATGTCGCCCTGCGCGTCCATGAGCGTGGCTCCGGCGAGACCCGCTCCTGTGGCACCGGCGCCTGTGCCGTGATGGTCGCCGCCGCTCGTCGCGATGGCGCCGACCCGGCCGTGGACGGCGACCCCGTCACCTACACCGTGGATGTTCCCGGTGGACGACTGCTGATCACCGAGCGGCCGGACGGGGAGATCGAGATGACCGGTCCCGCCGTGATTGTGGCCGAGGGCACCATCGATTCCGGCTGGCTGTCGCTTCGTTGATCTTTATGTCCCGGCATATGCGTAGCTCGAATAGGTGATACGTACCACGGTGGGCAGGAGCTGGGCCGCAGCGGGTGATGAGGTCGATAACATCAGGCATCTGACGCTGCGACACCTCAACTGCGACATCTCAAAGGGGGCTGCCCATGAGCGCGGTACGGAGCCTTAGGAAGCTCAGCCGGGCCGCACTCCTGGGCTCCGCCCCGCGTGGCGGGCTCCCCGACGCCCTCGAACATGTCGCCCAGGCGCACCGCGCCCATCACCCGGGCGCCGATCTGGACGCGCTGCGCCGCGCGTACATGCTGGCCGAGTCCTCGCACCGTGGGCAGATGCGCAAGAGCGGCGAGCCCTACATCACCCACCCGCTTGCCGTCACCCTCATCCTGGCCCAACTCGGCGCCGAGGCCACCACCTTGACCGCCTCCCTGCTGCACGACACCGTCGAGGACACCGAAGTCACGCTGGAGCAGGTGCGGGAGGAGTTCGGGGCGGAGGTCGCGTATCTCGTCGACGGTGTCACCAAGCTGGAGAAGGTCGACTACGGCGCGGCCGCCGAGCCCGAGACATTCCGCAAGATGCTCGTCGCCACCGGCAGCGATGTCCGGGTGATGACGATCAAGCTTGCCGACCGGCTGCACAATATGCGCACCCTGGGCGTGATGCGGCCCGAGAAACAGGCCCGCATCGCCAAAGTCACCCGCGATGTGCTGATCCCGCTCGCCGAACGGCTCGGTGTGCAGGCACTCAAGACCGAGCTGGAGGACTTGGTCTTCGCGATTCTGCATCCCGAGGAGCAAGCCCGAGCCCATGACCTCGTACGCGCCCACGCCGCCGTCCCCGACCCGCTGGAGACGGTGGCCGAGTCCGTCAGGGCTGTG
This window harbors:
- the dapF gene encoding diaminopimelate epimerase, which gives rise to MSSAAQPIAFLKGHGTENDFVIVPDPDGRLELSRAAVARLCDRRAGIGGDGLLRVVRSAAHPEARAMAAEAEWFMDYRNSDGSVAEMCGNGVRVFARCLERAGLAEAGDLAIATRAGVRKTHLAKSGDVTVCMGKALLPDGPQGDVTVTVGERSWPARNVNMGNPHAVAFVEDLDHAGTLLSMPTVTPAAAYPDGTNVEFVVDRGPRHVALRVHERGSGETRSCGTGACAVMVAAARRDGADPAVDGDPVTYTVDVPGGRLLITERPDGEIEMTGPAVIVAEGTIDSGWLSLR